Below is a window of Pagrus major chromosome 21, Pma_NU_1.0 DNA.
TGTATTGTATGTAATAAGCAGTGAGAATCTTCCAAAGCTCTTGAGTGTTATTGCTCAGTGAAATAAAGACCCCCAATCAAACCATTAGCACCATCAAACCAGCCAGTGTGGTTTCCACATATATCAGCCTCCTGCCTTCACACCAGCCTAATGAACCTGTGTACCAACATCTCAGCATCCTTCCAGACTGCACAAACCCTCCAAGAAGGCTCTGAAAAAAAGATTAGTCCTGTAATTCGTATAGGGAATCTCCAAGGATCAAATGTGCCAGGTGAGAAGAGCAATGACACAtattaccacacacacacacacactaaataaatCCTTAATAAACCCACTTCATGTCTCCTCAGAGCCGTGGGCGTCCATGAGTCCCTCAGGTTGTGTGTGTAGAAATagaaacagtgtgtttttaagtgtGGGCATCAGAGCCAGTGACGTCCGAAAGCTTTGGGGTTATTACACCACGGAGGGCAGACTCAAAACCCACAcgtatcacacacacatatacccGGGAGGCTCCAGTCcatgagaggaagagaggaatccacttacacagacagagacggagagccTCCACCACAGTCTGCCATTAGAAAGAACCGTCCTCCATTGTGTATGATGAATTCTTTCATTTCCACTGATTAGAttatcctgctgtgtgtgtgcgtgtgtgtgtgataagcTGTTGTAAATGGTTAAGGTTTCCCTTAAGGATACACAGCAGCAGGCCTATACTACGAAGATACTATACCACTATTATTTATTGTAGTACTGTTAATGAATATCACAACACCGacgctctccattgagtgaatgcccgtctcttcactcttgttttactaccactctccttcttcacctccttTGCCTCGTCCATCAGTgagcttctttttcttttgcagagtTTCTTCAGTTACTCTActtgttccactgttacctggggaCAGTGACCAAgtaaaacaatgcctcttcctgttttggttgcgcagCAGCAAACGTGCTTTGTTTGTGCCGTAATAATCCAGCCCAGTGGCAGGTTGAATAGCACaatgaaagtgaggtttatagggaacaaTCCATatgtggatggtgtcattttcccacagtcattacactgtgcaatgaGTATTTACCTCAGAATGACAagttaaagaaaacaagttgTCTACTGCCAGATTGAAAAACTACACGCCTGTCTAACATGTCAGTTTTTCTGattctttaactttgttttagtttgatTAAAGCTCCAGTGTGCGGGATTTCAGGGGATCTATCAGCAGAAATGGAATGTAATAttcataatcatgttttcatcacctgaaactaagaatcttCATGTTCTGGTTACCgtagaatgagccttttacatctacagagggagcgcGTCCTCTTCAACacagtccaccatgttgcatcACCACGTTTCTTGAGTAGTCCAGAACGGACAAACCGAACACTGACTCTAGAAGAGagccttttgtgttttcttgcgGCCACTATGaagggagggtgagacgaggggtgttcagttggctgcagtctgcaacctcaccactagatgccactaaatcctacacactggaccttttaagcTGAATTTTCTCACCTCACACACCCTCTAACTGAAGTCAACACTACTTGATAACtaactttttacttttgatacttactTTCTGCTAAAAAATAGCCCACTCAAATACTTATACTTCAGTAAGATTTTCAGGGCAGGAGTAATCGAGTATTTTCCCGCCACTCTTCGccatttaaagctgcagaaacTTACTGAATACTCTGAACTGAAACTCCCAGCAGAGCAGCAAGTGTTCAGCTCAGTGAATCATCTTCTGCATATAAGGAAGAGAGGAGCGATGTTACCAAGACACCTGCGGCCAGGATCTTCACAGCACTATGTGGTGTCTTTTACATGTGATTTGCGCTCTCAGTCTGTGCGTAATTGGCGCCTAATTAACAaggcagcagctcagcagactgCTGCCCTGCAGGCTCAGTCTGAGGCTCGGCTCAGGAGTTGGTGGGATTTGTCAGAGATcatctgcttaaaaaaaaaagaaatgcaccaCCGGGACCTCATGGCGCGGTGCATATTCGACTGAGAATTGTTGAATTATTGATTCTGATTCTTCATGAATACAACCTACAAACCGCAGGGTTATTTATATTGTGGGATTTATCAAAGGGACTCCAAAGGAAATGGAAAAGAGGTGGAAAAGACCAAATGACCCAGAAGAGTAGAGAGCTTATGAAGAATCTgtaggagagagaaagagctgatGGAGCAGCTGGATATAATAAGTTTGTTTATAAATTATGAATAATTCAGCGCGGCTCTCTGCGCGTTTTGTCCCGCGTccattctttttcttctgtgtttcgGATTAATATAGAATACATGAAGATTAATTCACAACCTtcctttttaatacatttttctccCTCCATAGAGCCGACGCTTGCACACTTGAGTGAGTTACGCACGACTCCAGACGCACAGACGGACCTGCTGGAGCTCAGACTCCTCGGTGGAAAAGTTCAAAATATatgaaacagtgaaaagaaaGCACGTCTCAACTTGACTGACACCTTTTTAGTTCTTTGCGTAAGACTTGTCGTCAGTAGCAGCTGAAGTCTACTCGGGCTGTCAGCATGTGTTTTGTTCAGTGGATGGATGTTTTataaaggaggaggaaagaagcgacaacaaagaacatttcatacaaaacacaaaatcattcTTGAAAATGTTTCCTTCACCATAATCGCTGTATATCAGGTGTGCTGAGCTTCTGGAAGTCTCAGCAGAGGCATTGAGGTGACAACATCCGGAGGAGCCTCGCACAAAATCGGTAACATTGACAGTTTGTCCCCATGAGACCGCCTCTGCAAAAGAAGTAGGTGAGGCTCACAGCACTGAGGACGCTGTGACTGTAAGAATAGCACAGTACAGACAGACTGTGGTCCGGGTTGTGACATCGATTTCATCTTAATGAGGCATACAGTCATAGTATAGTGGGTCAAATGCTGTGGAAGTCTCTGTTCGTGGTGCTGGTGGAGCTGAGGGCGCTGACCTTGGTGCTGAAGAGTGGATTTATGACACAGCGGCACCATTTCCGTTCCAGACCATATATGGTCACACAAATTAATTATATTCTTCTAATTAACCTGTCCAGTCTGTTGAGGCACAGGTAGTCACAACCTTACAGCAGGGGCATAGTGCGTCTTCTCACTCGTTGAAACTCTGATATGATTATTATTCCATTTTATTTCTGgcggtgtttttttttttttttttttttttaaatgtcagtccAAGCCCAAACCACACCAAAGCAAACATAAAGTTTTTGTACTAATGACACCAGGTGTTGGCTCCTGACTCTTATGGCACTCTGCGTGACGAGCAGTGAAAAGTGAATATTGATTGTGTGGCTGTAGAAATGTGATCCTGGGAAACCTGCGCCTCCAGCCCCGCACGTCACTCTCCTGACATCAGCACACGGCTTAAATACCCGCAGCACCgagcagtgtaaacacaagcAGGCACACCTTCATACGGGCGCATCTGGAAGCAAACACAGCCTGAACCCGAACAAATAATCGCTTCAGTGTAGAGAGGCTTCTGTGCTGTGGGACACAGGAGACTTCAGGATGTGATTCTGCAGttgatgatttattttgaatagcGCTCTTTATGTCTCCACAGCAAGTTATCTAAACATCACAGAAAGTTCTTGCACTTTTACCCTCGTGCGTTGTTGGTGTTAATAATGATCAACGACTCTTTTGCGTTTGGAGACCTGGACACGAATGTTTCTGAGCCGCTGCCGCCTCAAAACCTCAGTGCGTTCCCTGAGCTCCGGCTGGAGTCCAAGTCTCTGGTCACGTCAGCCACGATGTTCGCTGTGGGAGTCCTGGGGAACCTCATCGCCATAGTTGTCCTGTGTATCTCCAAGAAGGAGCAGAAGGAAACCACTTTCTACACTCTGGTGTGCGGGATGGCCATCACGGATCTGTTGGGAACGTGCTTCACCAGCCCGGTGGTGATCGCCACATATGTGGCCGGCCGCTGGCCGGGAGGAACGCTGCTCTGccacttcttctccttctccatgCTCTTCTTCGGCTCAGCCGGGATGTCCATCCTGTGCGCCATGGCTGTGGAACGATACCTTGCCATAAACCATGCGTACTTCTACTCCCAGCACATAGACCGGACAATGGCGCGCTTTGCGCTCCTGGTCACCTACCTGGCCAATATTGTACTCTGCATTATGCCCAGTTTTGGTTTCGGGCAGCACGTCAGTCACTTTCCCGGCACTTGGTGCTTCCTGGACTGGAGGGCGGTGGATCCACTCGGAGCCTGTTACTCTTTCCTGTACGGCGGTGTGATGCTGGTGCTGATCGCAGTGACAGTGTTCTGTAATCTGGCGGTGTGCAGGTCGCTGGTGGGGATGAACCAGAGGACGGGAATAGTCCGGACGGAGTTGTGTGAGCAGGGAGGATCACGTCGCCGCTTCCCGCGGCTGCCGTCAGTCGCCTCAGCAGCAGAGATCCAAATGTTCTGGCTTATGATCTTCATGACCACCGTGTTCCTGGTCTGCTCCATCCCTTTAGTGGTAAGAACAACAGGCTCTTTTATTCTGTTTGATTGTAATATGTGCGCACGGTGCGTGACAAACTTTAGGTTATTGGTGTTAGTTTCATGTCTCTTTGAAACACTTATCCTTGAcctcttctgtttctgtatGACAGGTGCGGATCTTCGTGAACCAGCTCTACGACCCTGCCTATATTTCTGCTGGGGGGAAGCCTGACTACCGGAGCGACCTGTTGGCGATCCGCTTCGCCTCATTCAACCCCATTTTAGACCCCTGGGTGTACATCTTGTGCCGGAAAAACCTGCTGCTAAAGGGCTGCGAGAAGCTGAAGAGGACGGCGGTTATGGTGAGCAGCAGTCGTGGTGACAACATTGGCTGGGTAGGTCAACACTCCCCCCCGTCTCTAAACAGCAATGACACCAGTTACGCGTCATTACGCACAGCCAGCTACAGGAACGATGTTGAAAGTCGGGTGTCCATCAAGAATAAATCCTTTACAGACTTTGCAATGAGGCAGGCGTGGGAGTACGACACCGCCCGGGTCAACTTTCACCCGTTCAGCGTGGAGTCGACCGCGATCCTCGGCGGTGAGGGGGCGGCAGCGGCCGGCTCCAAACAGCAGGGGGCGGCCAAGTCGTCTCCAGGACGCAGCGCCACGCCGCTGCTCCC
It encodes the following:
- the ptger4c gene encoding prostaglandin E receptor 4 (subtype EP4) c — its product is MINDSFAFGDLDTNVSEPLPPQNLSAFPELRLESKSLVTSATMFAVGVLGNLIAIVVLCISKKEQKETTFYTLVCGMAITDLLGTCFTSPVVIATYVAGRWPGGTLLCHFFSFSMLFFGSAGMSILCAMAVERYLAINHAYFYSQHIDRTMARFALLVTYLANIVLCIMPSFGFGQHVSHFPGTWCFLDWRAVDPLGACYSFLYGGVMLVLIAVTVFCNLAVCRSLVGMNQRTGIVRTELCEQGGSRRRFPRLPSVASAAEIQMFWLMIFMTTVFLVCSIPLVVRIFVNQLYDPAYISAGGKPDYRSDLLAIRFASFNPILDPWVYILCRKNLLLKGCEKLKRTAVMVSSSRGDNIGWVGQHSPPSLNSNDTSYASLRTASYRNDVESRVSIKNKSFTDFAMRQAWEYDTARVNFHPFSVESTAILGGEGAAAAGSKQQGAAKSSPGRSATPLLPEHVRRVDIVTCTFSTPSSCQSAECL